In one Methylobacterium sp. SyP6R genomic region, the following are encoded:
- a CDS encoding methyl-accepting chemotaxis protein codes for MFVLTLPRKFALLIALAGLSLIALGGIALTYQYDAMMAQRIDRLSVMTEAAANIVERYRQKVDKGEMAEAAAREAALADIAAMRHGRDNYVYVNDAAGTVVAHPSAKVVGRNLMGMADPTGFRFVADVMPRAKRDGVATFRYVWAQEGQAAPVPKIGLFRYYAPWDIYIGVSEYVSDLRAMIVEQVERLAVAGFLIMLVLGGASLLIVRSVVRPMARLRATMGTLAEGRTDLAVPEAGRRDEVGAMARAVLVFRDNAIERERLRGESEAEEMRRMRRAASLNDLIQGFEASITGVVAGVAAASGELRGTAQAMTATATQTASQSTTVAAAAEQASANVETVAVAAEELGASVQEIGRQVDGSAQLAKAAVAEAGQTARQVQALTEATARIGDVVGLISSIAAQTNLLALNATIEAARAGAAGRGFAVVAAEVKELAGQTAKATEEITSQIATIQASTGQAAGAIGQITARIEEISTVATSIAAAVEEQGAATQEIVRNVAQAAAGTGEVTGNIAGVAGAAEETGAAASQVLVSASDLSRQSERLSAEVDRFLAQVRAA; via the coding sequence ATGTTCGTGCTCACCCTCCCCCGCAAGTTCGCGCTCCTGATCGCGCTCGCAGGCTTGAGCCTGATCGCCCTGGGGGGGATCGCGCTCACCTACCAGTACGACGCGATGATGGCGCAGCGCATCGATCGGCTGTCGGTCATGACCGAGGCGGCGGCCAACATCGTCGAGCGCTACCGGCAGAAGGTGGACAAGGGCGAGATGGCCGAGGCGGCGGCCCGCGAGGCGGCGCTCGCCGATATCGCGGCGATGCGGCACGGGCGCGACAACTACGTCTACGTCAACGATGCCGCCGGAACGGTGGTCGCCCATCCCTCCGCGAAGGTGGTCGGCCGCAACCTGATGGGCATGGCCGATCCCACCGGCTTCCGCTTCGTCGCCGACGTCATGCCCCGCGCCAAGCGCGACGGCGTGGCGACGTTCCGCTACGTCTGGGCGCAGGAGGGGCAGGCGGCGCCCGTGCCGAAGATCGGCCTCTTCCGCTACTACGCGCCGTGGGACATCTATATCGGCGTCAGCGAGTATGTCAGCGACCTGCGGGCGATGATCGTCGAGCAGGTCGAGCGTCTCGCCGTCGCCGGCTTCCTCATCATGCTGGTCCTCGGCGGCGCCTCGCTGCTGATCGTCCGCTCGGTGGTGCGGCCGATGGCGCGCCTGCGCGCCACGATGGGCACCCTCGCCGAGGGACGCACCGACCTCGCGGTGCCGGAGGCCGGGCGGCGCGACGAGGTCGGGGCGATGGCCCGTGCCGTCCTCGTCTTCCGCGACAACGCCATCGAGCGCGAGCGCCTGCGCGGCGAGAGCGAGGCCGAGGAGATGCGCCGGATGCGCCGCGCCGCGTCGCTCAACGACCTGATCCAGGGCTTCGAGGCCTCGATCACCGGCGTGGTGGCGGGCGTCGCCGCCGCCTCGGGCGAGTTGCGCGGCACCGCCCAGGCCATGACCGCCACCGCCACCCAGACCGCGTCCCAGTCCACCACCGTGGCGGCGGCCGCCGAGCAGGCCTCCGCCAACGTCGAGACCGTCGCGGTCGCGGCGGAAGAACTCGGCGCCTCGGTCCAGGAGATCGGCCGCCAGGTCGACGGCTCGGCGCAGCTCGCCAAGGCCGCGGTGGCGGAAGCCGGGCAGACCGCCCGCCAGGTCCAGGCGCTGACCGAAGCCACGGCCCGGATCGGCGACGTGGTCGGGCTGATCTCGTCGATCGCCGCCCAAACCAACCTGCTCGCGCTCAACGCCACGATCGAGGCGGCGCGTGCGGGCGCGGCGGGACGGGGCTTCGCCGTGGTGGCCGCGGAGGTGAAGGAACTGGCCGGCCAGACCGCGAAGGCGACCGAGGAGATCACCAGCCAGATCGCCACGATCCAGGCCTCGACCGGCCAGGCGGCGGGGGCCATCGGCCAGATCACCGCGCGCATCGAGGAGATCTCGACGGTGGCGACCTCGATCGCCGCGGCGGTGGAGGAGCAAGGCGCGGCGACCCAGGAGATCGTGCGCAACGTCGCGCAGGCCGCCGCCGGCACCGGCGAGGTGACGGGCAACATCGCCGGCGTGGCAGGGGCGGCGGAGGAGACCGGCGCCGCGGCGAGCCAGGTGCTGGTCTCGGCCTCCGACTTGTCGCGCCAGTCCGAGCGCCTCTCGGCCGAGGTCGACCGCTTCCTGGCGCAGGTCCGGGCGGCCTGA
- a CDS encoding branched-chain amino acid ABC transporter permease, whose product MATQSLIPAGDYRTTYAADTTIFPTAGSRYAVWAGLALLCCAPLVLDRYWLSLLIQIGYFAVAALGLNILVGFTGQISIGHAAFFGFGAFASAWLSNNYGIPVFFAIPLAGVMTTAVGLIFGLPAARLKGLYLAIATLAAQYILQDFFARANWFTGGVAGTAADAFSIFGFSFDTDHRYFYVVLAYLVLTFVLATNLMRSRDGRALVAVRDHYLSAEMMGINLTRYRTLSFGLSAFFAGIGGALYAHYLQFVSVEGFGILLSIQFLGMIIIGGLGSIMGTLMGTAFMVLVPEAMGWITDAVRGSALDRALSLKDNLSFLREMAIGLVIVLFLMFEPDGLAHRWRQIKAYWKLYPFSH is encoded by the coding sequence ATGGCGACCCAGAGCCTGATCCCCGCCGGCGACTACCGCACCACGTACGCCGCCGACACCACCATCTTCCCGACCGCCGGCAGCCGCTACGCGGTCTGGGCGGGGCTGGCCTTGCTCTGCTGCGCGCCCCTGGTGCTCGACCGCTACTGGCTGAGCCTCCTGATCCAGATCGGCTACTTCGCGGTTGCGGCTCTGGGCCTCAACATCCTGGTCGGCTTCACCGGGCAGATCTCGATCGGGCACGCCGCCTTCTTCGGATTCGGCGCCTTCGCCTCGGCCTGGCTGTCGAACAATTACGGGATTCCCGTCTTCTTCGCGATCCCGCTCGCCGGCGTCATGACCACCGCGGTCGGGTTGATCTTCGGCCTGCCGGCGGCCCGACTCAAAGGGCTCTACCTCGCCATCGCGACGCTCGCCGCGCAATACATCCTCCAGGATTTCTTCGCCCGGGCGAACTGGTTCACCGGGGGCGTGGCCGGCACGGCGGCGGACGCCTTCTCGATCTTCGGGTTCAGTTTCGACACCGACCACCGCTACTTCTACGTGGTGCTGGCCTATCTGGTGCTGACCTTCGTGCTCGCCACCAACCTGATGCGCTCCCGCGACGGCCGGGCGCTGGTGGCGGTGCGCGACCACTACCTCTCGGCGGAGATGATGGGGATCAACCTCACCCGCTACCGCACCCTGTCCTTCGGTCTCTCGGCCTTCTTCGCCGGCATCGGCGGCGCGCTCTACGCGCATTACCTGCAATTCGTCTCGGTCGAGGGGTTCGGCATCCTGCTCTCGATCCAGTTCCTCGGCATGATCATCATCGGGGGCCTCGGCTCGATCATGGGCACGCTGATGGGCACCGCCTTCATGGTGCTGGTGCCGGAGGCCATGGGCTGGATCACCGACGCGGTCCGCGGCTCCGCCCTCGACCGGGCCTTGTCGCTCAAGGACAACCTGTCCTTCCTGCGCGAGATGGCGATCGGTCTGGTGATCGTGCTCTTCCTGATGTTCGAGCCCGACGGGCTCGCCCATCGCTGGCGCCAGATCAAGGCGTACTGGAAGCTCTACCCGTTCTCGCACTAG
- a CDS encoding TetR/AcrR family transcriptional regulator, giving the protein MARIAGSSGPRTEESIRRAGLRLIATHGYAAMSLRQLAAEVGIQQGSLYNYFRNKQEFLFDLIRGHMLDLHAALDAALLAEGSAEQRLTRFTTFHVAYHVERPQEVFICYSELRSLEPDNLAAVVAMRRDYERKLGDILDDGCATGEFRLADTRMATLAILAMLSGICTWYKPGGRLSTDGLQEIFTGMVLALARGETQALARGETQALARDEVAVPPRRRGALRAGIG; this is encoded by the coding sequence ATGGCGCGTATCGCAGGCTCGTCGGGACCGCGGACCGAAGAATCCATCCGGCGGGCGGGGCTCAGGCTCATCGCCACCCACGGCTACGCCGCGATGAGCCTGCGCCAGCTCGCGGCCGAGGTCGGCATCCAGCAGGGCTCGCTCTACAACTACTTTCGCAACAAGCAGGAATTCCTGTTCGACCTGATCCGCGGCCACATGCTCGACCTGCACGCGGCCCTCGACGCGGCTTTGCTGGCGGAGGGCAGCGCGGAACAGCGGCTGACCCGGTTCACCACGTTCCACGTCGCCTACCACGTCGAGCGGCCGCAGGAGGTGTTCATCTGCTACTCGGAGTTGCGCAGCCTCGAGCCGGACAACCTCGCCGCCGTGGTGGCGATGCGGCGCGACTACGAGCGCAAGCTCGGCGACATCCTCGATGACGGCTGCGCCACCGGCGAGTTCCGCCTGGCCGATACCCGGATGGCGACGCTCGCCATCCTGGCGATGCTGTCGGGCATCTGCACCTGGTACAAGCCGGGCGGGCGTCTCTCGACGGACGGATTGCAGGAGATCTTCACCGGGATGGTGCTGGCGCTCGCCAGAGGCGAGACGCAGGCGCTCGCCAGAGGCGAGACGCAGGCGCTCGCCCGCGATGAGGTCGCCGTGCCGCCGCGGCGGCGCGGGGCGCTCCGGGCGGGGATCGGGTAG
- a CDS encoding ABC transporter ATP-binding protein — MSQVTTLERPIPDAAQAPLLSLRNVEVVYDDVILVLRGLSLDVPAGSITALLGANGAGKSTTLKAISGLLRSEDGEVTRGEIVFDGARIDGIEPDRIVRRGIFQVMEGRRIVADMTPMENLRLGAFSRRDREIGQDLERVLTYFPRLKERTGAAGYLSGGEQQMLAIGRALMARPRLILMDEPSMGLSPLLVKEVFSIIRQINQDLGVTILLVEQNARAALSVADRGYIMEQGKVVLDGTVEELRTNEDVKEFYLGGAGDQRKSFRNLKSFKRRKRWI; from the coding sequence ATGTCGCAGGTCACGACCCTGGAGCGCCCGATTCCCGACGCCGCGCAGGCCCCGCTCCTCTCCCTGCGCAACGTCGAGGTGGTCTATGACGACGTGATCCTGGTCCTGCGGGGCCTCAGCCTCGACGTGCCGGCAGGCTCGATCACGGCTTTGCTCGGCGCCAACGGCGCCGGCAAATCCACCACGCTGAAGGCCATCTCGGGGCTCCTGCGCTCGGAGGACGGCGAGGTTACCCGCGGCGAGATCGTGTTCGACGGCGCCCGCATCGACGGCATCGAGCCCGACAGGATCGTGCGCCGCGGCATCTTCCAGGTGATGGAGGGCCGCCGCATCGTCGCCGACATGACGCCGATGGAAAACCTTCGCCTCGGCGCCTTCTCGCGCCGCGACCGCGAGATCGGCCAGGACCTCGAGCGGGTGCTGACCTACTTCCCGCGCCTGAAGGAGCGCACGGGAGCAGCCGGCTACCTCTCGGGCGGCGAGCAGCAGATGCTGGCGATCGGCCGCGCCCTGATGGCCCGGCCCCGCCTGATCCTGATGGACGAGCCGTCGATGGGCCTCTCGCCGCTGCTGGTGAAGGAGGTGTTTTCCATCATCCGCCAGATCAACCAGGATCTCGGCGTCACCATCCTGCTCGTCGAGCAGAATGCCCGCGCCGCCCTGTCGGTCGCGGATCGCGGCTACATCATGGAGCAGGGCAAGGTGGTCCTCGACGGCACCGTCGAGGAACTGCGCACCAACGAGGACGTCAAGGAATTCTATCTCGGCGGCGCCGGCGATCAGCGCAAGAGTTTTCGGAACCTGAAGAGCTTCAAGCGGCGCAAGCGGTGGATTTGA
- a CDS encoding ABC transporter ATP-binding protein translates to MAETLAVRQISLRFGGVKALTDVSFAVEKGELFSIIGPNGAGKTSMINCISGRYKPSEGQILLDGRDITKATPNQRPKLGIGRTFQNLALFHHMTVLDNILVGRHHLMRNNFVTGSLYWLPGVRSEELAHRRRVEEIIDFLDLQAYRKAPAGTLSYGLRKRVELARAMALEPKLILLDEPMAGMNLEEKEDMARYIVDLNEEFGMTVVMIEHDMGVVMDISHRVMVLDFGRRIALGRPEAVLADPHVRKAYLGEDDEEPATLEPARAAS, encoded by the coding sequence GTGGCGGAAACCCTCGCGGTTCGCCAGATCTCGTTGCGCTTCGGCGGCGTGAAGGCGCTGACGGATGTCAGCTTCGCGGTCGAGAAGGGCGAGCTGTTCTCGATCATCGGCCCCAACGGCGCCGGCAAGACCTCGATGATCAACTGCATCTCGGGCCGCTACAAGCCGTCTGAGGGCCAGATCTTGCTCGACGGCCGCGACATCACCAAGGCGACGCCGAACCAGCGCCCGAAGCTCGGCATCGGCCGGACCTTCCAGAACCTCGCGCTGTTCCACCACATGACCGTGCTCGACAACATCCTGGTCGGGCGCCACCACCTGATGCGCAACAACTTCGTCACCGGCTCGCTCTACTGGCTGCCGGGGGTGCGGAGCGAGGAACTGGCGCATCGCCGCCGGGTGGAGGAGATCATCGATTTCCTCGATCTCCAGGCCTACCGCAAGGCGCCCGCCGGCACCCTGTCCTACGGCTTGCGCAAGCGGGTGGAACTGGCCCGCGCCATGGCGCTCGAGCCCAAGCTGATCCTCCTCGACGAGCCGATGGCCGGCATGAACCTCGAGGAGAAGGAGGACATGGCCCGCTACATCGTCGATCTCAACGAGGAGTTCGGCATGACGGTCGTGATGATCGAGCACGACATGGGCGTGGTCATGGATATCTCGCACCGGGTGATGGTGCTCGATTTCGGCCGCCGCATCGCCCTCGGGCGACCGGAGGCCGTTCTGGCCGATCCGCACGTGCGAAAAGCCTATCTCGGCGAGGACGACGAGGAGCCCGCAACCCTCGAACCCGCGAGGGCCGCGTCGTGA
- a CDS encoding ABC transporter substrate-binding protein yields the protein MLRLSLASATVLALAVPALAAEIPIGHLADQSGATSDVGVPYAQGVADALAYVNRKGGIKGEKMNVEMVDYGYQVPRAVALYKKWTGGRDKVAAIQGWGTADTEALSAFVTKDEIPYISGSYAAQVSDPTGASGKAKAAPYNFFYGPSYSDALRAMLMWAADDWKAKGKTGKPKYVHMGGNHPYPNSPKEAGEAMAKDLGFEVLPAIVFALAPGDYTAQCLTAKNAGANYAYLGNTGGSNISLLKSCKSVGTDIQFMGNVWGMDENAAKAAGEAANGVVFPVRTAAVSGSTAPGMAMAAEISKVSDAAGTAYRPVHYYTGICAALYMTEALAWAKDNGGLAGPNVRKGFYQKKDWVPAGMEGVCVPSTWSPTDHRGMMEVHIYRAKVSGPTDGALPDLMKAGTIKLEPVKTVTLPRKSEWQGW from the coding sequence ATGCTTCGCCTGTCCCTCGCCTCGGCTACTGTCCTCGCCCTGGCCGTGCCCGCCCTCGCCGCCGAGATTCCGATCGGCCATCTCGCCGACCAGAGCGGCGCCACCTCGGATGTCGGCGTTCCCTACGCCCAAGGGGTGGCCGATGCCCTCGCCTACGTGAACCGCAAGGGCGGCATCAAGGGCGAGAAGATGAACGTCGAGATGGTCGATTACGGCTACCAGGTGCCGCGTGCCGTCGCGCTCTACAAGAAGTGGACCGGCGGGCGCGACAAGGTCGCGGCGATCCAGGGCTGGGGCACCGCCGACACCGAGGCGCTGTCGGCCTTCGTCACCAAGGACGAGATCCCGTACATCTCCGGCTCCTACGCCGCCCAGGTCAGCGACCCGACCGGCGCCAGCGGCAAGGCCAAGGCCGCGCCCTACAACTTCTTCTACGGCCCGTCCTACTCGGATGCGCTTCGCGCCATGCTGATGTGGGCCGCCGACGACTGGAAGGCCAAGGGCAAGACCGGCAAGCCGAAATACGTCCATATGGGCGGCAACCACCCCTACCCGAACTCGCCCAAGGAAGCCGGCGAGGCGATGGCGAAGGACCTCGGCTTCGAGGTGCTGCCGGCGATCGTCTTCGCGCTGGCACCCGGCGACTACACGGCGCAATGCCTCACCGCCAAGAACGCGGGCGCGAACTACGCCTATCTCGGCAATACCGGCGGCTCGAACATCTCGCTCTTGAAGTCCTGCAAGTCGGTCGGCACCGACATCCAGTTCATGGGCAACGTCTGGGGCATGGACGAGAACGCCGCCAAGGCGGCCGGCGAGGCGGCGAACGGCGTCGTCTTCCCGGTCCGCACCGCGGCGGTAAGCGGCAGCACCGCGCCCGGCATGGCGATGGCGGCCGAGATCTCGAAGGTCTCGGACGCCGCCGGCACCGCCTACCGGCCGGTTCATTACTATACCGGCATCTGCGCCGCCCTCTACATGACCGAGGCGCTGGCCTGGGCCAAGGACAATGGCGGGCTCGCCGGCCCCAACGTCCGCAAGGGCTTCTACCAGAAGAAGGACTGGGTGCCGGCCGGCATGGAGGGCGTCTGCGTTCCCTCGACCTGGTCGCCCACCGACCATCGCGGGATGATGGAGGTGCACATCTACCGCGCCAAGGTCTCGGGTCCCACCGACGGGGCGCTGCCGGACCTGATGAAGGCCGGCACGATCAAGCTTGAGCCGGTCAAAACCGTGACGCTGCCGCGCAAGAGCGAGTGGCAGGGCTGGTGA
- the ycaC gene encoding isochorismate family cysteine hydrolase YcaC, producing the protein MTKPYNRLDLDRAVVLLVDHQAGLMSLVRDFDPDRFKNNVLAVADLAAYFKLPTILTTSFEDGPNGPIMPELKAKFPDAPFIARPGQINAWDNPDFVAAVKATGRKQLVIAGVVTEVCVAFVALSAIAEGYEVFAVTDASGTFNPVVRDGAWNRMSAAGVQLVNWFAVACELHRDWRRDVEGLATLLGDHIPDYRNLMTSYAAMQGKHGA; encoded by the coding sequence ATGACGAAGCCCTACAATCGCCTCGACCTCGACCGGGCCGTCGTCCTTCTGGTCGATCACCAGGCCGGCCTGATGTCGCTGGTGCGCGACTTCGATCCCGATCGTTTCAAGAACAACGTGCTGGCGGTCGCCGACCTTGCTGCCTACTTCAAGCTGCCGACCATCCTCACCACCAGCTTCGAGGACGGGCCGAACGGGCCGATCATGCCCGAGCTGAAGGCCAAGTTCCCGGACGCGCCCTTCATCGCCCGGCCCGGGCAGATCAACGCCTGGGACAACCCCGATTTCGTCGCCGCCGTGAAGGCGACGGGGCGCAAGCAGCTCGTCATCGCCGGCGTCGTCACCGAGGTCTGCGTCGCCTTCGTCGCCCTGTCGGCGATCGCGGAGGGCTACGAGGTCTTCGCCGTCACGGACGCGTCGGGCACCTTTAACCCGGTGGTGCGCGACGGGGCCTGGAACCGGATGTCGGCGGCCGGCGTGCAACTGGTCAACTGGTTCGCGGTCGCCTGCGAGCTGCATCGCGACTGGCGCCGGGATGTCGAAGGTCTGGCGACGCTGCTCGGCGACCACATCCCGGATTACCGCAACCTGATGACGAGCTACGCCGCGATGCAGGGTAAGCACGGCGCCTGA
- a CDS encoding AMP-binding protein, with translation MTTDFSAIAREADTFPKLLRRNAAAHPGEVALREKIFGLWRPTTWGEYHARTRAFALGLSDLGIDGGDVVGLIGDNRPDWVAGEIAAHALGALSLGLYRDALEDEVQYLLAFAEVKAVIAEDEEQVDKLLNLADQVPSLRHIVFCDPRGMRKYDDPRLISADALAARGEALHDADPGLYDRMVDATDAEAVAILCTTSGTTARPKLAMLSGGRVLRHCARYLAADPKGPQDDYVSVLPLPWIMEQVYALGQALLSRMKVNFVEDADTLMHDFREIAPTFVLFAPRVWEAVAADVRARMMDASPFKRALYERGMRMGLSALDKGTRSGAAEALLFRALRDRLGFTRLTSAATGGAALGPDTFRFFRAMGVPLRQLYGQTETLGAYTLHRGKTVDFDTVGVPFDDSIEIRVLDPDRNGIGEVLARHANMFHGYYKAGPDTPSDVRDGWMHTGDAGYVDKKGELVVIDRIKDLAVNIHGERFSPQYIENKLKFSPYVAEAVILGAGREYLAALVCIRYAVVAKWAEKNRIAFTTYSDLASKPAVIELIRREVEKVNQGLTDVQRVAKFVLLYKELDADDGELTRTRKVRRGVINEKYGDLIDTIYAGAPSYRVDTVIRFQDGTTQRIRTTLPVIDLTAAPATLAAAE, from the coding sequence GTGACGACCGATTTCTCTGCCATCGCCCGTGAGGCCGACACCTTCCCCAAGCTCCTGCGCCGCAACGCCGCCGCGCATCCGGGCGAGGTGGCTTTGCGCGAAAAGATCTTCGGGCTGTGGCGCCCGACGACGTGGGGCGAGTACCACGCCCGCACCCGCGCCTTCGCGCTCGGCCTGTCCGATCTCGGGATCGATGGCGGCGACGTGGTCGGGCTCATCGGCGACAACCGGCCCGATTGGGTGGCCGGCGAGATCGCCGCCCACGCGCTCGGCGCCCTGTCGCTCGGCCTCTACCGCGACGCGCTCGAGGACGAGGTCCAGTATCTCCTGGCCTTCGCCGAGGTGAAGGCGGTGATCGCCGAGGACGAGGAGCAGGTCGACAAGCTCCTGAACCTCGCCGATCAGGTGCCGAGCCTGCGCCACATCGTGTTCTGCGATCCCCGCGGGATGCGCAAATACGACGATCCGCGGCTGATCTCGGCCGATGCGCTCGCCGCGAGGGGCGAGGCCCTGCACGACGCCGATCCCGGCCTCTACGACCGGATGGTCGATGCGACCGACGCCGAGGCGGTGGCGATCCTCTGCACCACGTCGGGCACCACGGCGCGGCCGAAGCTCGCCATGCTGAGCGGTGGCCGGGTCCTGCGCCACTGCGCCCGCTACCTCGCCGCCGACCCGAAGGGGCCGCAGGACGATTACGTCTCGGTGCTGCCGCTGCCCTGGATCATGGAGCAGGTCTATGCGCTGGGTCAGGCGCTCCTCTCTCGCATGAAGGTCAACTTCGTCGAGGATGCCGACACGCTCATGCACGACTTCCGGGAGATCGCCCCGACCTTCGTGCTGTTCGCCCCCCGCGTCTGGGAGGCGGTCGCCGCCGACGTGCGCGCCCGGATGATGGACGCGTCCCCTTTCAAGCGCGCCCTCTACGAGCGCGGCATGAGGATGGGCCTCTCTGCCCTCGACAAGGGCACGCGCTCGGGTGCCGCCGAGGCCCTGCTGTTCCGAGCCCTTCGCGATCGCCTCGGCTTCACGCGGCTGACCTCCGCCGCGACCGGCGGCGCGGCGCTCGGCCCCGACACGTTCCGGTTCTTCCGCGCCATGGGCGTGCCGTTGCGCCAGCTCTACGGCCAGACCGAGACGCTCGGCGCCTACACCCTGCACCGGGGGAAGACGGTCGATTTCGACACGGTCGGCGTGCCGTTCGACGACAGCATCGAGATCCGGGTGCTGGATCCCGACCGCAACGGCATCGGCGAGGTGCTGGCGCGCCACGCCAACATGTTCCACGGCTACTACAAGGCCGGCCCCGACACCCCGAGCGACGTGCGCGACGGCTGGATGCATACCGGGGATGCCGGCTACGTCGACAAGAAGGGCGAACTGGTCGTCATCGACCGGATCAAGGACCTCGCCGTCAACATCCACGGCGAGCGCTTCTCGCCGCAATACATCGAGAACAAGCTGAAGTTCTCGCCCTACGTGGCCGAAGCGGTGATCCTCGGCGCCGGGCGCGAGTATCTGGCGGCTCTCGTCTGCATCCGCTACGCCGTGGTGGCGAAGTGGGCCGAGAAGAACCGCATCGCCTTCACCACCTATTCCGACCTCGCCTCGAAGCCGGCGGTGATCGAGCTGATCCGCCGTGAGGTCGAGAAGGTCAACCAGGGCCTCACCGACGTGCAGCGCGTCGCCAAGTTCGTGCTCCTCTACAAGGAGCTCGATGCCGATGACGGCGAATTGACCCGCACCCGCAAGGTCCGCCGCGGCGTCATCAACGAGAAGTACGGAGACCTGATCGACACGATCTATGCCGGGGCGCCGAGCTACCGGGTCGATACGGTGATCCGGTTCCAGGACGGCACGACGCAACGCATCCGCACCACCCTGCCGGTGATCGACCTCACGGCGGCCCCCGCCACCCTCGCCGCCGCCGAATAG
- a CDS encoding branched-chain amino acid ABC transporter permease, whose protein sequence is MNTHLLLQLVVNGLIVGALYGVVAMSFVLIYKASQVVNFAQGEFLLIGAWVCWWLLTTYQLPFLVGMGITFAFMLVFGIALQVVVLRPLIGEPIISVIMVTIGLSIFFQALCKWLFGVFAQPFPPIFQTQSVSFLGLEIQTVYLMSLGISVAMMAGFAWFFQYSKHGLAMRATAFNQQVAQSLGISVRNVFAMAWAISAVVSSVAGIVVGIVNGVSSALSLYGIKVFPAVILGGLDSVVGAVIGGLVIGVLENVAQYVDGQYLHWGNLYEIVPFYVLVVILMIKPYGLFGTRDIERV, encoded by the coding sequence ATGAACACCCACCTCCTGCTCCAGCTCGTCGTCAACGGGCTGATCGTCGGCGCCCTCTACGGGGTGGTCGCGATGAGCTTCGTCCTGATCTACAAGGCGAGCCAGGTCGTGAACTTCGCGCAAGGCGAGTTCCTGCTGATCGGCGCCTGGGTGTGCTGGTGGCTGCTCACCACCTACCAGCTGCCATTCCTCGTCGGCATGGGCATCACCTTCGCGTTCATGCTGGTCTTCGGCATCGCGCTCCAAGTGGTGGTGCTGCGGCCGCTGATCGGCGAGCCGATCATCTCGGTCATCATGGTGACGATCGGCCTGTCGATCTTCTTCCAGGCCCTGTGCAAGTGGCTGTTCGGCGTCTTCGCCCAGCCCTTCCCGCCGATCTTCCAGACCCAGTCGGTGTCGTTCCTCGGGCTCGAGATCCAGACCGTCTATCTCATGAGCCTCGGCATCTCCGTCGCCATGATGGCGGGCTTCGCCTGGTTCTTCCAGTATTCGAAGCACGGGCTCGCCATGCGGGCCACCGCCTTCAACCAGCAGGTGGCCCAATCCCTCGGCATCTCGGTCCGCAACGTCTTCGCGATGGCCTGGGCGATCTCGGCGGTGGTGTCGTCGGTCGCCGGCATCGTGGTCGGCATCGTCAACGGCGTCTCGTCGGCCCTGTCGCTCTACGGCATCAAGGTGTTTCCGGCCGTCATCCTCGGCGGGCTCGACTCGGTCGTCGGCGCGGTCATCGGCGGCCTCGTCATCGGGGTGCTGGAGAACGTCGCGCAATATGTCGACGGCCAGTACCTGCACTGGGGCAACCTCTACGAGATCGTTCCCTTCTACGTCCTGGTGGTGATCCTGATGATCAAGCCCTACGGCCTGTTCGGCACCCGCGACATCGAGCGCGTCTGA